From Camelina sativa cultivar DH55 chromosome 5, Cs, whole genome shotgun sequence:
TAGCTTTCTTACCTggatttaaaagaagaaaatcatcAAAACCTGACGGAGACCCAAATCATCAGcacctgtaaaattttaatttacctTTCCATCTGAATGGATTACAAATCTCTGCAAGATGCTGCAGCAATTAGAGAATTCGTCCCCCATAATGGACTCAACAGTTGTGAGAAGGTGAACCAAACACTTCAATCCCGAAATCAAGCACTCAGGCGTGGCTGATTCTAGATCCAGAACGTCAATGACAAGACGCAAAGCCAACCCATTCCTACTCAGTATTCCTGCTGAGACTTTAGGGAACACAAGGGAAAGGATAACAACATGTGGCTGGATGACATCCAAAGACGGTTCACCATCATCCAACAAGATGCTGTTCAGTGAACTGCATGTGGCCGCAAAGTAAGCAACAGGTGTCCGACCATGATTATCTTCAGCCAGAGTTTTTGATAATTCCTCGATGACGGCACATAGATGTTCATGGTCTGGTCGTTTCGACTGGGATAAACGAGCGCGCATGTACTCCCCAAAATCTTCAGAAACAGGCAGGTCAGGTTCTGAGGGTGTGAGGGACATCCTGGTTTCAATGTCAACACATAATGATTCCATAATTAGGTTCCGTTTCCTTGACTAATCCAATTGAATTCTCTACAANNNNNNNNNNNNNNNNNNNNNNNNNNNNNNNNNNNNNNNNNNNNNNNNNNNNNNNNNNNNNNNNNNNNNNNNNNNNNNNNNNNNNNNNNNNNNNNNNNNNNNNNNNNNNNNNNNNNNNNNNNNNNNNNNNNNNNNNNNNNNNNNNNNNNNNNNNNNNNNNNNNNNNNNNNNNNNNNNNNNNNNNNNNNNNNNNNNNNNNNNNNNNNNNNNNNNNNNNNNNNNNNNNNNNNNNNNNNNNNNNNNNNNNNNNNNNNNNNNNNNNNNNNNNNNNNNNNNNNNNNNNNNNNNNNNNNNNNNNNNNNNNNNNNNNNNNNNNNNNNNNNNNNNNNNNNNNNNNNNNNNNNNNNNNNNNNNNNNNNNNNNNNNNNNNNNNNNNNNNNNNNNNNNNNNNNNNNNNNNNNNNNNNNNNNNNNNNNNNNNNNNNNNNNNNNNNNNNNNNNNNNNNNNNNNNNNNNNNNNNNNNNNNNNNNNNNNNNNNNNNNNNNNNNNNNNNNNNNNNNNNNNNNNNNNNNNNNNNNNNNNNNNNNNNNNNNNNNNNNNNNNNNNNNNNNNNNNNNNNNNNNNNNNNNNNNNNNNNNNNNNNNNNNNNNNNNNNNNNNNNNNNNNNNNNNNNNNNNNNNNNNNNNNNNNNNNNNNNNNNNNNNNNNNNNNNNNNNNNNNNNNNNNNNNNNNNNNNNNNNNNNNNNNNNNNNNNNNNNNNNNNNNNNNNNNNNNNNNNNNNNNNNNNNNNNNNNNNNNNNNNNNNNNNNNNNNNNNNNNNNNNNNNNNNNNNNNNNNNNNNNNNNNNNNNNNNNNNNNNNNNNNNNNNNNNNNNNNNNNNNNNNNNNNNNNNNNNNNNNNNNNNNNNNNNNNNNNNNNNNNNNNNNNNNNNNNNNNNNNNNNNNNNNNNNNNNNNNNNNNNNNNNNNNNNNNNNNNNNNNNNNNNNNNNNNNNNNNNNNNNNNNNNNNNNNNNNNNNNNNNNNNNNNNNNNNNNNNNNNNNNNNNNNNNNNNNNNNNNNNNNNNNNNNNNNNNNNNNNNNNNNNNNNNNNNNNNNNNNNNNNNNNNNNNNNNNNNNNNNNNNNNNNNNNNNNNNNNNNNNNNNNNNNNNNNNNNNNNNNNNNNNNNNNNNNNNNNNNNNNNNNNNNNNNNNNNNNNNNNNNNNNNNNNNNNNNNNNNNNNNNNNNNNNNNNNNNNNNNNNNNNNNNNNNNNNNNNNNNNNNNNNNNNNNNNNNNNNNNNNNNNNNNNNNNNNNNNNNNNNNNNNNNNNNNNNNNNNNNNNNNNNNNNNNNNNNNNNNNNNNNNNNNNNNNNNNNNNNNNNNNNNNNNNNNNNNNNNNNNNNNNNNNNNNNNNNNNNNNNNNNNNNNNNNNNNNNNNNNNNNNNNNNNNNNNNNNNNNNNNNNNNNNNNNNNNNNNNNNNNNNNNNNNNNNNNNNNNNNNNNNNNNNNNNNNNNNNNNNNNNNNNNNNNNNNNNNNNNNNNNNNNNNNNNNNNNNNNNNNNNNNNNNNNNNNNNNNNNNNNNNNNNNNNNNNNNNNNNNNNNNNNNNNNNNNNNNNNNNNNNNNNNNNNNNNNNNNNNNNNNNNNNNNNNNNNNNNNNNNNNNNNNNNNNNNNNNNNNNNNNNNNNNNNNNNNNNNNNNNNNNNNNNNNNNNNNNNNNNNNNNNNNNNNNNNNNNNNNNNNNNNNNNNNNNNNNNNNNNNNNNNNNNNNNNNNNNNNNNNNNNNNNNNNNNNNNNNNNNNNNNNNNNNNNNNNNNNNNNNNNNNNNNNNNNNNNNNNNNNNNNNNNNNNNNNNNNNNNNNNNNNNNNNNNNNNNNNNNNNNNNNNNNNNNNNNNNNNNNNNNNNNNNNNNNNNNNNNNNNNNNNNNNNNNNNNNNNNNNNNNNNNNNNNNNNNNNNNNNNNNNNNNNNNNNNNNNNNNNNNNNNNNNNNNNNNNNNNNNNNNNNNNNNNNNNNNNNNNNNNNNNNNNNNNNNNNNNNNNNNNNNNNNNNNNNNNNNNNNNNNNNNNNNNNNNNNNNNNNNNNNNNNNNNNNNNNNNNNNNNNNNNNNNNNNNNNNNNNNNNNNNNNNNNNNNNNNNNNNNNNNNNNNNNNNNNNNNNNNNNNNNNNNNNNNNNNNNNNNNNNNNNNNNNNNNNNNNNNNNNNNNNNNNNNNNNNNNNNNNNNNNNNNNNNNNNNNNNNNNNNNNNNNNNNNNNNNNNNNNNNNNNNNNNNNNNNNNNNNNNNNNNNNNNNNNNNNNNNNNNNNNNNNNNNNNNNNNNNNNNNNNNNNNNNNNNNNNNNNNNNNNNNNNNNNNNNNNNNNNNNNNNNNNNNNNNNNNNNNNNNNNNNNNNNNNNNNNNNNNNNNNNNNNNNNNNNNNNNNNNNNNNNNNNNNNNNNNNNNNNNNNNNNNNNNNNNNNNNNNNNGAACTGCATGTGGCCGCAAAGTAAGCAACAGGTGTCCGACCATGATTATCTTCAGCCAGAGTTTTTGATAATTCCTCGATGACGGCACATAGATGTTCATGGTCTGGTCGTTTCGACTGGGATAAACGAGCGCGCATGTACTCCCCAAAATCTTCAGAAACAGGCAGGTCAGGTTCTGAGGGTGTGAGGGACATCCTGGTTTCAATGTCAACACATAATGATTCCATAATTAGGTTCCGTTTCCTTGACTAATCCAATTGAATTCTCTACAATAGAACCGGGAACAATTAAATTACTCAAATCACTTTACTTCAAGACTTACACAAAcccaaccaaaattaaaaaaaaaaacttacatttCTTTAAGATTGTAGAAGCTTTGCTTGGGAGGAATTGTAAGTGTAAAAATGGAGCTTTCTGAGATATTGATGAGATAGGAAACAATATAAGAACACAAAGAATGAAAATTTCAACGCAATACTATGCAATCTTCATAATTTATCATAACAATTCGAAATCAACTACAgaacatatattaataaaaaaactaaatctaCGCAAAATTCGATAAGACGAAAGCGAGACTGAAGCGTTTCAAGAGTGAAatacaaactcaaaaaaaaaaattaaactttaggGTTGAagaagcaatcaaacaaaacagataGACAGAATTAAAGCTTCACAATTTAGATTGAATCTAATCACAAGGAGAAGATTTTAACGGTTGTTGGGTTTTCTAACCTGAAAACAGCGAAGGAGAAGAATCGTCGTCGTTGGCTTGAAGATCGATGAAGAGCGACTGCGAGAGACTGCTGAAGTTTTTTATGTTGGCGCTAATGAAAGGTGAAGCCTTTTTAGTTTAGGGTTCTCTCAGTTCTcacccaaataaaaaaaatcaaaccaggGTTTAAGGTttcatacccaaaaaaaaaaaatcaattttttgtccGGTTTTGAGATTGGTTTAACAGTTAAAATTAGGAACCAAAAATGCTAACCAGATTTCGGTTAAACCGGTTAATCCGACCAACACGGTCTAGATTCATAAATGTTCCAATTTGAGACTCGTTTAACAAATCTCccttacacacacacacacacacaaaaatatacttttgttttacaaagaCATCATGGCACTATTACATAGTGAGTTTGGATTTACCAATAAATTATTTCAATCTTCTGTAAATTACAGATGTTAACAATATGTAATTTGCAAGCTCACTTGGAGTTCCTTTTGGCTACAAGTCTTTTGTAAAACTTGCTTGTGCGGAAGAACAATACAGAAGCAACCAAAGAGCCGAAGACAGCCACAGAAGCCATGATCATAAACGATGTCCTGAAACATTGACTTCCAAAGCAAGAATTGTCATGCTCAGAAGCCACCTTGTCGTAGAAGTAACCTATCACTTTCACAGAGAGTACATACGACCCGATGGGTCCTGCAATCGAGATCGTGAAGTAAATCGTTCCCATATGCCGGATCCCAAATATCTCTGATGTAATTGTCGGCATGAGCGACCATTGTGAACCGTAAGCCATACCGatcaaaactgaaccaaaataGAGACTTCCTTGTAAACCAGAGGCCACTACGATGTGGCCTACAGCCATAATACTTAATGTTATGGCCATGAAGATAGGTCTTGGCCAGCTGTGTTTGTGTAAGAATATGTCTGAGACATAACCTGCCCCGAACCGGCCTAGAAAGTTCCATATGCTCCAGAGAGAGACCAGAGAATTGAGTTGAACCGGGGAGTAGTGAAGAGACTCCCCTATCTGTCTCATGTTGTTTATAGTCGCGAATCCGGAACCCATCCCACACAGCATTGCCACGAAGAGAAGCCAAAAGTTCATTGTGCTCATTGCTTCCAGAATGTTTGAGtcttcaacaacaacatgaTCTAAATCTGCACAAACTAAAAGCTTCAAACTAGGAGGGTCGAGCAAGGCAGATGTGTCGAGAACAGGACGATCCAGAGGAGAAAGTGTCTGAGTTTCTTCGCGTAAGGCTCTCACCGCAACCAAGAGAGGAGAGGCAAGCAATAAAAGCACAAGGATGAAGGATAAAATCTGCATTGACCGTGATAAACCGAGAACATTTTCAACCGTTATAATGACCATGAGATAGGCAGCTATGATCAATGAGATCACAGAGAGACCATTTAAGTGTTTCTTCTCACTCGTGGTGACCGTTTCATAAACTCTTACAAAAGGCATAGTCAAGAAGATGACAAACGTCGGTACTACAGCCAGGAGAAGAATGAAGGTAGCAGGGTTACCTTCACCTCCGCAAACCGCATGGTACAACTGAATCAGAATTGCTCCACTTAGACCTAGAAATCCCTGAAGGTCAAAGATGAACACATTTAGAGAAAAATGTATCAGTTTTTTGAATATGCAATCCTTAATCATCCATCAAAATGAGAGTATACAACAAAAGACTCAAGTGAAACAGACTAATCACAATCTATGATGCAAACAAATCTGGATTCAAAGATGAGATCCTCCAAGTCAAAGCTACAGAAACTAAGCTCCAAATCAAAGCTACAGAAGCtaagctccaaaatcaaaatttgaaactttatttttattggtcatgTAAACAGTAAAggtttaatttttcatttcaaaaattAGAATTCCTCTTGACAAAGACTCCTAAAACACACAAGAttgagattccaagttcacccAAATTGATGATTCCTAAACAAAGTTACAATCTTTTTATTACCTGCATAATGCCAACAGCAGTCCCACCGTAATGAGAAAAGTTCCGAGCAGCCGTAACAACATTAGCCGTATTAAAAAACGGCAACGAGTGACCAGCCAAGAACACGAACAAACACATCAACGGCACAGGCGGTGGTGCAATCAACCCAACAACCGAAgcccaaataaaaaagaaaccaagAAACCATTGAACCAACCCAACGAAAACCACAACCCAAGGACCACCACGACCACCATGTATCTTAGAAGTCATGTTCGTGTAAAGGTATCCGGAGATGATACCAAAGGTACCACCAATGTCTTTGAAGACAGAAACGAAATCAAGAGTAGATTGGTCATAAGATTGAGATGATTTGAGGATAGATGAGTATATAGCGAATGTGTATGTAGCTCCGCTAAAGCTTTGAATCCATATGCTCGCTGCAGCTGCTACCCACTTAGTGATGTTAAAGTGGGCTCAGAGCCTGCGGGCCGAACGGGTActgttataaa
This genomic window contains:
- the LOC104786129 gene encoding protein NUCLEAR FUSION DEFECTIVE 4, translating into MTSKIHGGRGGPWVVVFVGLVQWFLGFFFIWASVVGLIAPPPVPLMCLFVFLAGHSLPFFNTANVVTAARNFSHYGGTAVGIMQGFLGLSGAILIQLYHAVCGGEGNPATFILLLAVVPTFVIFLTMPFVRVYETVTTSEKKHLNGLSVISLIIAAYLMVIITVENVLGLSRSMQILSFILVLLLLASPLLVAVRALREETQTLSPLDRPVLDTSALLDPPSLKLLVCADLDHVVVEDSNILEAMSTMNFWLLFVAMLCGMGSGFATINNMRQIGESLHYSPVQLNSLVSLWSIWNFLGRFGAGYVSDIFLHKHSWPRPIFMAITLSIMAVGHIVVASGLQGSLYFGSVLIGMAYGSQWSLMPTITSEIFGIRHMGTIYFTISIAGPIGSYVLSVKVIGYFYDKVASEHDNSCFGSQCFRTSFMIMASVAVFGSLVASVLFFRTSKFYKRLVAKRNSK